agctaagctaagctaagctaagctaagcatcTTTCAACTTTTATATCATAGGCTACTTAACAGATAGATACAGGAGGTTGGGCTGCTGCTTTCCATTATTTACAGtctttatgttaagctaagTTAAAGTATTTAAGCTCTAATATCATACTTTAAGGACGGATAATAGCTGTAGGCTAGCTGCTTGGGTCCACTTGgtcccagtctttatgctaaggTCTCCTAGTAGTAGCATTATACTGAATACCAGTagttatgctaagctaagtaTAAGTCTCCTAACCGTAGCATCAAACTTAGTAGACATATAAGAGAGGTAGGATAGCTGCcttcccctgtttccagtcttaatgctaacCTTAGCTGAAGTATTCTAATTTTGGCATCACACTTAACAGACAGATGAGGGAGGTTGGCTAGCTGCCGCACCCTGTTTCCTctcttaatgctaagctacgTTAAAATGTTCTAGCTCAGGCATCACCCTTAACAGACAGTCACAGTAAGGGAGGGTAGCTAGCTGCTCCCAGTCTTtatgctgagctaagctaaaGTTTTGTAGCACTAACATCACACTTAACAGAGAGATATGGGAGGTAGCCGTTTCCATatacttcctgtctttatgcCAAGTTAAGCAAACTGtcttctggttctggtgtcaAAGTtcacagacagatgtgagagGCACCATTCTTCTCATCCAACACTTGGCAAAAAAGTGAACAAgcacatttccaaaaatgtcaaactattccttaTAAACTCTGATTATTGTGTCTTgagtgacaaaaaacacataaacaaaaaaaaaaagcactacAACATGCCTCACATTTGACCAGCTCACTTTACCTTCAGATATATTACTGCATCTGTGCCCACGCCCTCCATGGAGTAGAGTTTCAGATCCCCCTGGAAGTATCGGGCATAGAGCCTAGAAATCGGCAAACCGTAGCCAAAACCGGCCTGGTTGGGGGGAGGGAGAACGGCAGAATTTAATTTCCAAGATGTCATGCTGCATATAACAAATCTGTGGGCTATGGAAGGTTTGCAATGGTCACCAGAGTCAATActaatttgatttaatgtgtgtgtgtgtgtgtgtgtgtgtgtgtgtgtgtgtgtgtgtgtgtgtgtgtgtgtgtgtgtgtgtgtaccagcgGGACAGCTCCTGGCTCCAGGCTTGGTGTCGGGGCAGTGGAGTACATGTAGTTAAACAGACGGTCTATCTTCCTCAGAggaactcctcctcctctgtcactgaTCTGAcgggagacaaacacacacacacactcagagttctaattaaaaagcaaaagacaaatatttacttGATGATTAGGTGTGTGTTGATATGTGTGTCTAATATACCTTTATGGAGAGATCCTCTTTACCCAGGGTGACTTTTGCCTTTACTGGTGGCAACTCCTCTGCACTGTTCTCGTGAAGCTCCACTGTGGCTCTCATCGAgttctacaaacacacacacagttaattaACTCAGCGCAGCACAAGCCCTTGTAGAAATATAGCCACATTacaatttaattacatttaaaagggcatcaaaacactgattccGCTCACCTTAAAGAGCTCAAACAGCATGTGGAACAGATGAGAGGGCACGTACACCGCCTGGATGGGCTTTTTAGGGGCCTTCACTGGAAGACAAGAATGTGAAGTGATCATTAACACATCCAGACTGGTTCTTGAGAAGTTAATGAGATGGCGAACGTTGTAATCACAGCCCTAAATTTGGAAACACTCAAATACATGAATGGAAACAATAATCTTACTGTTGAACTCTTCAATTTTCAGCTCAGGAGCAGCCAAGTAGTACTTCTCGCACAGCATCTTGGCGGTGTCATAGGCATCTGACAGAGGAGGCAAAACAACATGAGTCAGGGCAAAACGAGCGGAATATGtgatttgtttatatttggattCTTTTTTATAGGGCACTAATATGGCTCTCTGTTCCTCTTGGGTCACTAAGAGTGCAGCTTTGGATTTCTGGAATTTTTCAAGAAGTATCATTGTGTAAACACGCCGTTTTGTACCGAGGCACTTGggtgtgtttggtttgtgatAAAACTCTGTTTCCCTGAAAGGATCTTTTTCAGCCAAAAATTAAAACGTCCTcgcccccatgctgatggaaagtcgggtgaagttttgtggtccacaaaacccctctggagcttcacagcagaaaaacactgcaacattCACCTAAACAATTGAAATAGATGGGGATCCAAAGATCCAAAATTGTATTTTAATACCCTTTTCaaagctgacattttcattgtagctgctaagctaaaagtgtcaacacaaactctgtctgaagtgggtgcaggAGCTTGATCGTGCAATTAGGGTTTGAATAACTATTTTCAAATCCATTTGAGCTCTCTTGGCTTCCAAAGACTACGATTACACCAGACAAACtacatggagccattttaagaGGTTTTATGGGTTGCTTTTTCGGTTTTCagacaagtccccatctacttcagtccTTCGGGAGAATGCTGTccagctgtgaagctccagaaatcttTTGTGGACCACGAAACTTTACCAGACTTTCTATTGCCACGTGAGTGATCATCAATGGATTTTCATTCACGGCAAACTTATCCTTTCAGAACTATGCAAATAGTAGCAGCAAAGCAAAAACCTTTCTTTAACTCACCACTGACGACCTCGGCCACGCTGCAGGTGGGATCAATGCTGCCTATGTGTTTCGGATGGGCAGGGTTGGTGTCGTTGCCGAACAGGAGAGCTGCACAGAAAGACATGGGAATCAAagtcagctgcagagacagatggacagtATGCcggtttccaaaaaaaaaacaaaaaacaaatgcttgTGGGACTCACTGTGCTGGTTGATGAGCATGCGGAAAGAAATGCGGTTGGTGTAGAAGCGATCGAGGAAATACTGGATGTTGCTGCTGATAAAGGGGTCGAAGCCAAACTTCTCCTTGTACTCGATGACTCCCTGGGCCATGGTGGGAACCACGTCGTTGTGACGGTTGCGGATCTCGATCAAGAGCTCcaggaaactgaaaatgaaataaaaacaattccaCCTATTAACACACTGATCATGTGCGCACACATTTCCATCGATTAAACATAAGAGGGCCAGTTagcaatggaaaaaaatgttcagtctCTGATCCGctgggtttgttttttgcccCCTTCAACGTAAGAAACATGTCTTAGTCATGAACCAGGGCTGATATCACTTTTCTTCCATTTCCAGTGAACCGAACAATTCTTGGAAATGTGCCCTCTAAACAGACGCCCTTATCTGAATTCCTATCTCTGTTTATCACACGGGCATTGTTATCGTATAAATATGCACCGTTACCTGTACAGTCAGCAGAGATCATTGTGCATTAAGGGGATTAGCTGCAATGGAGGAGGGACTCTAGACATAAAGACACAAATCCAGTATAGAACAGCTGGGTGCCTGACAGGGCTGTGCTTCCTGCACATGTACAGCACTCGCCATCATGAATCAATAACCGAAACCATGTTCACTCACTCATTCAGAGTGTGAGCATCCTCTGGCTTTCTGTTCTCATAATCCAGCAGCTCCACGAAGCTCTGCATGTACCTGGTGAAGCAAACAGAGGTCAAAGGGCAGCTTTTACATGTTCCTCTTAACAGCCCCGCAGCCATAAACCTTATCACCTGTCAGTAATAAAAGCTTAATTTCCCGAGGAAGAGTCTCACCATTTCTGCACCAGTCTGACGGAAGGCTGGCTCAGCAGGTTATCAGGGAGGAGGTTGACCTCCCTCATGGTGTTGGCCAGCCGCACAGGGAGCTCCTTACGCAGGAACATGTAGGATGTTTTCTCGCACGCATTCTCCCGGCCTGGAGGGAAAAATGAGTGACGTCTGAACAAGttgcaaaaatgaaagtgaccGGTATCTCTGGAGCGTGTGGGATTAGTCAGCACCTGAAAAGTCATACTTGGGTCAAAGTAAAAGCTATCGTGTTTAATTACTGTTTCGGTAAACGGAAGGAGAATTTCGAAACTTTCCAGCACGTCCCTTCGTGTTCATTGGAGTAACACCCAGCAGACTATAGGTTTGTGTTCCGGACATCAGCTTCCCAGATTGATTTAgaagctttttttctgcagcttccATGGAGCAGCGATGTCACATGATCCCAGTGTTTGACAGACATAAGTCcttaaatgtagtggagtaaaaattaatatatgtattttttcccaaactgtagtgaagtggaagtaCAAAGTAGTGGAAAATCGAAATGCTCCAGTAAAGAACAAGTACCTCACCGGTGTATGTACTTGAGAAAGTGTACTTAGTGATGTTCCA
This is a stretch of genomic DNA from Acanthopagrus latus isolate v.2019 chromosome 19, fAcaLat1.1, whole genome shotgun sequence. It encodes these proteins:
- the pdk3a gene encoding pyruvate dehydrogenase (acetyl-transferring) kinase isozyme 3, mitochondrial isoform X2 — its product is MRIFTCLLKNANPKIEYYSRFSPSPLSIKQFLDFGRENACEKTSYMFLRKELPVRLANTMREVNLLPDNLLSQPSVRLVQKWYMQSFVELLDYENRKPEDAHTLNDFLELLIEIRNRHNDVVPTMAQGVIEYKEKFGFDPFISSNIQYFLDRFYTNRISFRMLINQHTLLFGNDTNPAHPKHIGSIDPTCSVAEVVSDAYDTAKMLCEKYYLAAPELKIEEFNMKAPKKPIQAVYVPSHLFHMLFELFKNSMRATVELHENSAEELPPVKAKVTLGKEDLSIKISDRGGGVPLRKIDRLFNYMYSTAPTPSLEPGAVPLAGFGYGLPISRLYARYFQGDLKLYSMEGVGTDAVIYLKALSSESFERLPVFNKSAWRHYKTSPEADDWSNPSKEPRDATSPLM
- the pdk3a gene encoding pyruvate dehydrogenase (acetyl-transferring) kinase isozyme 3, mitochondrial isoform X1, with amino-acid sequence MRIFTCLLKNANPKIEYYSRFSPSPLSIKQFLDFGRENACEKTSYMFLRKELPVRLANTMREVNLLPDNLLSQPSVRLVQKWYMQSFVELLDYENRKPEDAHTLNDFLELLIEIRNRHNDVVPTMAQGVIEYKEKFGFDPFISSNIQYFLDRFYTNRISFRMLINQHTLLFGNDTNPAHPKHIGSIDPTCSVAEVVSDAYDTAKMLCEKYYLAAPELKIEEFNMKAPKKPIQAVYVPSHLFHMLFELFKNSMRATVELHENSAEELPPVKAKVTLGKEDLSIKISDRGGGVPLRKIDRLFNYMYSTAPTPSLEPGAVPLAGFGYGLPISRLYARYFQGDLKLYSMEGVGTDAVIYLKALSSESFERLPVFNKSAWRHYKTSPEADDWSNPSKEPRDASKSKYKANR